Genomic window (Ferrovibrio sp. MS7):
CTAGAATGGGGCGACCGGCGCAATGTAGCAGAGGACGCGGCCCGATATTTCGCTCCGCGTCGAAGCATTCGAGGATACAGCATGACCGAGACCCGCCAGGAACGCGATGCCTTCGGCAGCGTCGCCGTGCCCGCCGACAAATACTGGGGCGCCCAGACCCAGCGCGCGCTGCAGCTTTTCCGCATCGGCGACGAGCAATTGCCGCCGGCCCTGGTGCATGCCATCGGGCTGCAGAAGCTGGCTGCCGCGCGCGCCAATGCCCGGCTTGGCGAATTGCCGCCCGACCTGGTGGCGCCAATCGAGCAGGCAGCGCGCGAAGTCTGGGAGGGCAAGTTCGACGCGCATTTCCCGCTGCCGGTGTGGCAGATCGGCTCCGGCACCGCCACCAACATGAATGCCAATGAGGTAATCGCCAACCGCGCCAATGAATTGCTCGGCCAGCCGCTGGCGACCAAGAAGCCGGTGCATCCGAATGACCATGTCAATCGCGGCCAGTCGTCGAACGACACCTTCCCCACCGTGATGCACATTGTCACCGTGCTGGAACTGGTCGGGCGGCTGAAGCCCGCGCTCGCCAGCCTGCAGAGCCAGCTCAGCATCAAGGCAGCGGCCTGGGCCGATATCGTGAAAATCGCCCGCACCCATCTGCAGGATGCGACGCCGATGACCTTGGGCCAGGGTTTTGGCGCCATGGCACGGCAGATCGAACTCGGCCAGGCGCGGCTGAACGATACCCTGCCGCGGCTTTATGCCTTGGCCCAGGGCGGCACGGCGGTGGGCACCGGGCTGAATGCCAAGGCCGGCTTCGACGTGGCCTTCGCCGAGGAACTGGCGACCTTAAGCGGCCAGCCCTTCCGCGCCAACCCGGACAAGTTCGAGGGCATGGGCGCGCATGACGCCCTGGTGGAAGCCAGCGGCATGCTCAACACGCTCGCGGTCTCGCTGGCCAAGATCGCCAACGACATCCGCTTCCTCGGTTCCGGCCCGCGCGCCGGCCTGGCGGAATTGCTGCTGCCGCATGATGGCCTCACGTCATCGATCATGCCGGGCAAGCGCAACCCGACGCTGGCGGAAGCGACGCTACAGGTCTGCTATCAGGTGATGGGCAACCACGTGACTGTGACCCATGCAGCGGCGGCCGGGCATTTCGAACTCAACGTCGCCAAGCCGGTGATCGTGCACAACATCCTGCGCTCCATCGCGCTGCTGGCCGACGCGGCGAAGCTGTTCGGCGACGACATGGTGGCCGGCATCGAGCCGAATACCGCCACGCTCAGCCGCAATGTCGAGCATTCCATCATGCTCGCCACCGCGCTCAACCCGCATCTCGGCTATGACCGCGTGGCGCAGATCGTCAACAAATCCTTCGCCGAGAATATCAGCCCGAAACAAGCCGCCATCGCGCTCGGCCTGCTCAGCGCCGAGGAATATGACCGCCTCGCCGACCCACGCAGCATGATCGGGCCGAGGCCGTAGACGAATTTTTCAAGGGAAATTGGCGCACCCGACAAGATTCGAACTTGTGACCTCTGCCTTCGGAGCGTGAAAAGGCCATTTCTATTGAGTACCATCCCGTTCTATTTTTCCCATTTTTCCAGCAAATATTCTCTGCGAATTTCTTCCATTCACCCTTGAATTCTCTGTCTCCCTGTAGCTAGGCTGTAGCTACGAAAGCAAGAGCAAGGGTCGTAATCGGTGCCAAAAGCCAAGATTACAAAGCGGGTCGTCGAGGCCCTTCAGCCAGGCCAAAACCTGTTCGATACAGAGATCAAGGGCTTTGGCGCTCGACGGCAAAAGGACGCCATCACCTACTTTGTGAAAGCCACCGTAAAGGGCCAGCAGCAATGGATAACCATTGGTCGACATGGAGCGCCATTTACACCAGAGTTGGCACGTGGAGAGGCACTCAAACTGCTGGGCAGCATTGTTCAAGGTGTCGATCCTGGCCGGCTAAAACGCGACGAGCGCATGGCCTCTTCAGTCGCAGACCTATGTGACCAGTATTATAAGGATGCCTTAGCCGGGAATATTCTGACCCGTGGCGGCTATGCCAAAAAGCAATCCACAATCTATGTGGATCGAGGCCGGATTGAACGTCACATTAAACCACTGCTCGGCCGAAAAAAGGTCAAGGATATTACCCGCGCCGATATTCTGCGCTTCATGAATGACATTGCCGCAGGCAAAACCCAGAAAGTTGAGAAAACCAAGCCACGCGGCAAGTCAGTTGTAAAGGGAGGGCGGGGAACGGCCACAAGGACTGTGGGCCTGCTTGGCGGTATTTTCCAGTATGCCGTGAAGCATGGAGTTCGTGCTGATAATCCTGTGCATGGTATTGAGCGCCATCGCGATAAGATTCGAGATCGACGCTTAACCCACGAGGAATTCATTGCACTTGGCCGAGGGCTGAAGCTTGCCGAGTTGCAAAGAGTAAATCCGCAAGGGATTGCTGTTATACAAGCACTTGCCCTGACTGGCTGCCGTAAAAGCGAGATTCATACTCTCCGCTGGCCTTTTCTCGATATTGATGGTGGTTCTGTACGCTTTCCAGACACTAAAAGCGGCAAGAGCACTCGACCCATCGGCAAGGCTGCTTTGGAGCTTTTTCAAGATCAACCAAGAGCGGCAAACACTGATGCGGTCTTTCCGGGTGAGCGCGGACGATTTTACGATGGCACCCCAAAAATCATGGACACGGTTCGAGCAGCCGCAGGACTTACAGATAAAGATGAGGACGGATACTACAATGTGACACTCCATACTTTGCGCCATTCATTTGCGTCACTTGCCAATGAGCTTGGCTACACTGAAGCCACTATTGCTACCATGCTGGGGCATAGACTCGGCACGATCACCAGCAGATACATTCATCATTTAGATTCAGCGCTTATTGCCGCAGCAGACAGAGTTGCAGCCCATATATCGGGATACTTGAGTTTGGGTGCATTTCTGGCCGTATCAGATACAAAGAACTGCGAGTAGCCCCCCAAGCTTTGAAGCGGGCTTGATTACCCTCACCCGCCCCAAGGCAATCATATACTTAT
Coding sequences:
- a CDS encoding tyrosine-type recombinase/integrase; this encodes MPKAKITKRVVEALQPGQNLFDTEIKGFGARRQKDAITYFVKATVKGQQQWITIGRHGAPFTPELARGEALKLLGSIVQGVDPGRLKRDERMASSVADLCDQYYKDALAGNILTRGGYAKKQSTIYVDRGRIERHIKPLLGRKKVKDITRADILRFMNDIAAGKTQKVEKTKPRGKSVVKGGRGTATRTVGLLGGIFQYAVKHGVRADNPVHGIERHRDKIRDRRLTHEEFIALGRGLKLAELQRVNPQGIAVIQALALTGCRKSEIHTLRWPFLDIDGGSVRFPDTKSGKSTRPIGKAALELFQDQPRAANTDAVFPGERGRFYDGTPKIMDTVRAAAGLTDKDEDGYYNVTLHTLRHSFASLANELGYTEATIATMLGHRLGTITSRYIHHLDSALIAAADRVAAHISGYLSLGAFLAVSDTKNCE
- a CDS encoding class II fumarate hydratase, producing MTETRQERDAFGSVAVPADKYWGAQTQRALQLFRIGDEQLPPALVHAIGLQKLAAARANARLGELPPDLVAPIEQAAREVWEGKFDAHFPLPVWQIGSGTATNMNANEVIANRANELLGQPLATKKPVHPNDHVNRGQSSNDTFPTVMHIVTVLELVGRLKPALASLQSQLSIKAAAWADIVKIARTHLQDATPMTLGQGFGAMARQIELGQARLNDTLPRLYALAQGGTAVGTGLNAKAGFDVAFAEELATLSGQPFRANPDKFEGMGAHDALVEASGMLNTLAVSLAKIANDIRFLGSGPRAGLAELLLPHDGLTSSIMPGKRNPTLAEATLQVCYQVMGNHVTVTHAAAAGHFELNVAKPVIVHNILRSIALLADAAKLFGDDMVAGIEPNTATLSRNVEHSIMLATALNPHLGYDRVAQIVNKSFAENISPKQAAIALGLLSAEEYDRLADPRSMIGPRP